One window of the Hyperolius riggenbachi isolate aHypRig1 chromosome 5, aHypRig1.pri, whole genome shotgun sequence genome contains the following:
- the LOC137519404 gene encoding piggyBac transposable element-derived protein 4-like, protein MTDMSDTDWLPGEGSESLDDSDSESDSDSAGPSPAQRPRAEVQARSTVPVISSDSDTSADERSIPQPSRQRAVRRRAARVSQRPPVPEDLLHPQWSPSAMETPNVPPFTGRSGIKVATDHFTPLNFYQLFLTDSLLQLIADQTNLYAEQCRAANPTAMSARWIPTNPTELKVFLGLTLNMGLLKKPQLRQYWTTQPNYDTPMYYAIMPRLRYEMLLRFLHFNNNADMLQREDPAFDRLFKLRPLLTHLNQQFADVYVPERHIAVDESLFSFHGRLSIKQYIPNKRAKYGIKLYKLCESGNGYIYNFHIYEGKDSLLQPAGCPPYMSSSEKIVIQLVNPLLHQGYHLYMDNYYSSVPLFKFLYSAQTVACGTVRANRKGLPQQVVNKRLNRGESFSYRSSELLALKYKDRRDVMFLSTIHTEATTTVRSRREVVVKPVAVTNYNKYMGGVDLADQKLAPYLLERKRKAWYKKLAFHLLQMALHNAFVLFNKADNRVRFIKFQDQIVLSLIYESGYTPVTTDPHASEDIIRIRDKHFLDPIPATPSRQYPQKKCRVCMKHKIRRDSRYYCPKCPSKPGLCLKPCFEIYHSVLHY, encoded by the coding sequence ATGACGGACATGTCCGACACAGATTGGCTTCCAGGGGAAGGCTCAGAGTCACTGGATGATAGTGACTCTGAGAGCGATTCTGACTCTGCTGGACCATCACCGGCCCAACGGCCTAGAGCAGAGGTGCAGGCTAGGAGCACTGTTCCTGTGATATCCAGTGACAGTGACACCTCAGCAGATGAGAGGTCAATACCCCAACCCAGCAGACAGAGGGCTGTCAGGCGAAGAGCAGCAAGGGTGTCACAGAGACCCCCAGTGCCAGAGGACTTGCTGCACCCTCAGTGGTCACCTTCTGCCATGGAAACCCCTAACGTGCCCCCCTTTACAGGAAGAAGTGGCATAAAAGTGGCTACGGATCATTTCACGCCACTTAATTTCTATCAGCTGTTCTTGACGGATTCCCTGTTGCAGCTAATTGCGGATCAAACCAACTTGTATGCGGAGCAATGCAGAGCAGCTAATCCAACTGCCATGTCAGCCAGATGGATCCCCACAAACCCTACGGAGTTAAAGGTCTTTTTGGGCCTAACATTAAACATGGGACTGCTGAAGAAACCCCAACTAAGGCAGTACTGGACCACACAGCCAAATTATGATACACCCATGTATTATGCCATAATGCCAAGACTGAGGTATGAGATGCTGctccgcttcctgcatttcaacaaTAATGCAGACATGCTTCAgcgtgaggacccagcctttgacCGGCTTTTCAAATTACGACCTTTGCTAACTCATCTGAACCAGCAGTTTGCTGATGTTTATGTGCCAGAGCGTCATATTGCCGTAGACGAATCGCTATTCTCGTTCCATGGCAGGCTATCGATTAAACAATATATTCCAAACAAACGGGCCAAATATGGAATCAAACTTTACAAACTGTGTGAGAGTGGGAATGGCTATATTTATAACTTTCACATCTACGAGGGAAAGGACAGCCTACTCCAGCCTGCCGGATGCCCACCCTACATGAGTTCCAGCGAGAAAATTGTTATCCAATTGGTAAACCCTTTGCTCCACCAGGGCTACCACTTATACATGGATAATTATTATTCAAGCGTCCCTCTCTTCAAATTTTTGTACAGTGCCCAGACTGTAGCCTGTGGTACAGTGAGGGCAAATAGAAAAGGCCTGCCACAACAAGTTGTAAACAAACGACTAAACAGGGGTGAGTCATTCAGCTATCGCAGCAGTGAGCTCCTTGccttaaagtacaaagacaggagagatGTAATGTTCTTGTCTACGATACACACTGAGGCAACAACAACAGTAAGGTCCCGCAGGGAAGTAGTGGTGAAACCAGTGGCAGTCACCAACTATAACAAGTACATGGGAGGTGTGGACCTGGCGGATCAGAAGCTGGCCCCTTACTTACTGGAACGTAAACGGAAGGCCTGGTACAAAAAACTTGCGTTTCATTTACTGCAGATGGCCTTACATAATGCCTTTGTCCTGTTTAATAAAGCAGACAACCGGGTCAGGTTTATCAAATTCCAGGAccagattgtcctgtccctgattTATGAATCTGGCTACACTCCCGTAACAACAGACCCACATGCCTCCGAAGACATTATTAGAATTCGCGACAAGCATTTTCTGGATCCAATCCCCGCTACGCCATCAAGACAGTATCCACAGAAAAAATGCAGGGTGTGTATGAAACACAAAATCAGAAGGGACAGCCGTTACTACTGCCCAAAATGTCCTTCCAAACCAGGACTTTGCCTTAAACCATGTTTTGAAATCTATCACTCAGTCCTTCATTATTAA